In Thermoanaerobaculia bacterium, a genomic segment contains:
- a CDS encoding YceI family protein gives MKTFVALASLVAAGWAASAAAAPTTWTIDPNHSAAQFAVRHLMVSNVRGEFGNVRGAIVFDAEDPSKTTVEATIDATTVNTRVAARDNDLKSENFFDVAKYPTITFQSTAVKPAGPNTFEVAGNLTMRGVTKTVTLHVEATDAVKDPRGNERKGAEATTKLSRKEFGVSADPGIVGDEVRITIDLEATHKPG, from the coding sequence TTGAAGACCTTCGTCGCACTCGCTTCTCTCGTCGCCGCCGGATGGGCGGCCTCCGCCGCCGCGGCGCCGACGACCTGGACGATCGACCCGAACCACTCCGCCGCCCAGTTCGCGGTCCGGCATCTGATGGTCTCCAACGTCCGCGGCGAATTCGGGAACGTCCGCGGCGCGATCGTCTTTGACGCCGAGGATCCATCGAAGACGACCGTCGAAGCGACGATCGACGCGACGACCGTGAACACCCGCGTCGCCGCCCGAGACAACGACCTCAAGAGCGAAAACTTCTTCGACGTCGCGAAGTATCCGACGATCACTTTCCAGTCGACGGCGGTCAAGCCGGCCGGCCCGAACACGTTCGAGGTGGCCGGGAATCTCACGATGCGGGGAGTGACGAAGACCGTGACGCTCCACGTCGAGGCCACCGATGCCGTGAAAGACCCTCGGGGGAACGAACGAAAAGGCGCCGAAGCGACGACGAAGCTCAGCCGGAAAGAGTTCGGCGTCAGCGCCGATCCCGGAATCGTCGGCGACGAGGTCCGGATCACGATCGATCTCGAGGCGACGCACAAGCCGGGCTAG
- a CDS encoding nuclear transport factor 2 family protein yields the protein MNDPSNRRPPFPPFTAETAAQKVRLAEDAWNTREPERVALAYSVDSVWRNRAEFLSGREEIVQFLRRKWAKELDYRLIKEVWAFHEARIAVRFAYEWHDDAGTWFRAYGNENWEFDKDGLMKRRHASINDLPIKESERKYRWPLGRRPDGHPGLSDLGL from the coding sequence ATGAACGATCCGTCGAATCGCCGCCCTCCCTTTCCTCCGTTCACCGCCGAGACCGCCGCCCAGAAGGTCCGGCTCGCCGAGGATGCGTGGAACACGCGGGAGCCCGAGCGCGTGGCGCTCGCTTATTCCGTCGACAGCGTGTGGCGCAATCGCGCCGAGTTCCTCTCCGGGCGGGAGGAGATCGTGCAGTTCCTCCGGCGCAAATGGGCAAAGGAGCTCGACTATCGGCTCATCAAGGAGGTGTGGGCCTTCCACGAAGCCCGGATCGCGGTGCGGTTCGCGTACGAATGGCACGACGACGCGGGAACATGGTTCCGGGCCTACGGCAACGAGAACTGGGAGTTCGACAAAGACGGGCTGATGAAGCGGCGCCACGCGAGCATCAACGACCTGCCGATCAAGGAATCGGAAAGGAAGTACCGGTGGCCGCTCGGCCGGCGGCCGGACGGGCATCCCGGGCTGTCAGACCTCGGGCTCTGA
- a CDS encoding hemolysin III family protein — protein sequence MVVREEIFNSATHLAGSVFAVAGLAALVSTAARGGDPWKIASFALYGVSMVALYLFSTLYHALSGPAKRVFRKLDHTSIYVLIAGTYAPFALVSLRRAGGGWLLAAVWALAAAGIAQEFLLPRRIRALSVSLYLFMGWLAAAFFFPLERAIGPRGIGWLLAGGLLYTAGVVFYLVDEKYAHSHGVFHLFVLGGSVLHFVAVLFYVA from the coding sequence ATGGTCGTCCGGGAAGAGATCTTCAACAGCGCCACCCATCTCGCCGGGTCGGTTTTCGCGGTCGCGGGGCTCGCGGCGCTCGTCTCGACGGCGGCCCGCGGCGGCGATCCGTGGAAGATCGCGAGCTTCGCGCTCTACGGCGTCTCGATGGTCGCGCTGTACCTGTTCTCGACGCTGTACCACGCGCTTTCCGGCCCGGCGAAACGCGTGTTTCGCAAGCTGGACCACACGAGCATCTACGTGCTGATCGCCGGGACCTACGCGCCGTTCGCGCTCGTGAGCCTGCGGCGCGCCGGAGGCGGGTGGCTCCTCGCCGCGGTCTGGGCGCTCGCCGCCGCCGGGATCGCCCAGGAGTTCCTGCTCCCGCGGCGCATCCGCGCGCTGTCGGTCTCTCTGTACCTCTTCATGGGATGGCTCGCGGCGGCATTCTTCTTTCCGCTCGAGCGGGCGATCGGGCCCCGCGGGATCGGGTGGCTCCTCGCGGGCGGGCTGCTGTATACGGCCGGCGTCGTCTTCTATCTCGTGGACGAGAAGTATGCGCACAGCCACGGTGTCTTCCACCTCTTCGTCCTCGGCGGGAGCGTGCTCCACTTCGTCGCCGTGCTGTTCTACGTGGCGTGA
- a CDS encoding serine hydrolase domain-containing protein, whose translation MITAVAAAIALAASSASGADRHSAPVPEIRRVDGSVLTPRQVDAAVRSLMQAGRVPGLGLALVREGRLAYVNAYGMANVEKNRPLAADTVMYGASLTKLAFAYMVMQLVDEGVIDLDRPIAAYLKKPLPDYPKYADLAGDSRWKALTARILLSHTSGFPNFRFLNPDEKLDFKFDPGTRYAYSGEGINLLQFVIEEGLGRDVGAEMQRRVFERFAMKRTSMTWRDDFADNVADGYGVDGKPQPHDHRSHVRAAGSMDTTIADFARFLAGLVRGDGLSPASRAEMLRPQIAIVSAHQFPTLEPAVNPHDRDVGLSSGLGSVLFRSSFGPAFYKGGHDDWTDNLAVCVAPKESCILLLSNSMRAETIYPALVESLFGKTNLPWSWEYNPASSPAPVARR comes from the coding sequence ATGATCACCGCCGTCGCCGCCGCGATCGCTCTCGCGGCTTCATCCGCGTCCGGTGCAGACCGGCACTCCGCTCCGGTTCCCGAGATCCGCCGTGTCGACGGATCGGTCCTGACTCCGCGGCAGGTCGACGCCGCCGTCCGAAGCCTCATGCAAGCCGGCCGCGTGCCCGGTCTCGGGCTCGCGCTCGTCCGCGAAGGCCGTCTCGCGTACGTGAACGCGTACGGAATGGCGAACGTCGAGAAAAATCGCCCGCTCGCGGCGGACACGGTCATGTACGGCGCGTCGCTGACGAAGCTCGCCTTCGCCTACATGGTCATGCAGCTCGTCGACGAGGGCGTCATCGATCTCGACCGCCCGATCGCCGCATACCTGAAGAAGCCGCTCCCCGACTACCCGAAGTACGCCGATCTCGCCGGCGACTCCCGCTGGAAAGCGCTCACCGCCCGGATCCTTCTCTCCCACACCTCGGGATTTCCGAACTTCCGGTTCCTGAACCCGGACGAGAAGCTCGACTTCAAGTTCGATCCCGGCACGCGCTACGCCTATTCCGGCGAAGGGATCAATCTCCTTCAGTTCGTGATCGAGGAAGGGCTCGGCCGCGACGTCGGCGCCGAGATGCAGCGGCGGGTCTTCGAACGATTCGCAATGAAGCGCACGAGCATGACCTGGCGCGACGACTTCGCCGATAACGTGGCCGACGGCTACGGCGTCGACGGGAAGCCGCAACCGCACGATCACCGATCGCACGTTCGCGCGGCCGGCTCGATGGACACGACGATCGCCGATTTCGCGCGGTTCCTCGCGGGCCTCGTCCGAGGCGACGGGCTCTCTCCGGCTTCGCGCGCCGAAATGCTCAGGCCGCAGATCGCCATCGTTTCGGCCCACCAGTTCCCGACGCTCGAGCCCGCCGTGAACCCGCACGACCGCGACGTCGGGCTCTCCTCCGGGCTCGGCTCCGTCCTCTTCCGCAGCTCGTTTGGGCCCGCCTTCTACAAGGGGGGCCACGACGACTGGACCGACAATCTGGCCGTCTGCGTGGCTCCGAAGGAGAGCTGCATCCTTCTTCTCTCCAACAGCATGCGCGCGGAAACGATCTACCCGGCCCTCGTGGAGTCGCTTTTCGGAAAGACGAATCTTCCCTGGTCGTGGGAGTACAACCCCGCGTCGTCGCCGGCGCCGGTGGCGCGGCGATGA
- a CDS encoding DUF3943 domain-containing protein, whose product MRPARRFALTAAVALVFSTLSPSAFGDDGPRRVRSLFEGGCETISLVPGRPSEPCEWLAQVPAETVPPAPSAAPRASDSPKPRPKHFWTAAGEIALLEAGPWAFDRYVLDEGFARISLHTVGENFKRGFGYDRDTFNVNQSSHPYHGSLFFEAGRSNGYSYWESGLFALSGSLIWECCMENTRPSTNDLVNTTLGGMTRGEISHRLAVMILDDTASGSSRFWRELAGAIVNPVGALSRLARGDMTRDFPNPDERFPGSFAVSGDLGYRHVGGSAVRPDQWTLSLSALYGDPFAGDIHKPFDTFWIGADLNTPGGVVSRIEERGILRGWELTDASDAVRHVVGFSQEYEYLNNEAQVVGAQAFSAGILSKYRIGKLAAATDFTVLAIPLAGIKTTDFANPQTGRSYDYAPGGGVRAEARLYAGAREIAAAGYGIIWTRTVDGASRNNRLEFFRGEIRVPVTGVLGVGGSYSWYSRKTTYPGFFESQRTQNEWRAFVNVAFGASRRTGSGSPETPSTR is encoded by the coding sequence TTGCGTCCGGCCCGACGCTTTGCGCTGACCGCGGCCGTCGCTCTCGTCTTTTCGACGCTCTCTCCGAGCGCCTTCGGCGACGACGGCCCGCGGCGCGTGCGAAGCCTGTTCGAAGGCGGATGCGAAACGATCTCTCTCGTCCCCGGGCGGCCCTCCGAACCATGCGAATGGCTCGCGCAGGTCCCGGCCGAGACCGTCCCGCCCGCTCCTTCCGCCGCCCCCCGCGCGAGCGACTCGCCCAAGCCCCGCCCGAAGCACTTCTGGACCGCGGCCGGCGAGATCGCGCTTCTCGAAGCGGGGCCGTGGGCCTTCGACCGCTACGTCCTCGACGAGGGGTTCGCGCGCATCTCTCTGCACACCGTCGGCGAGAACTTCAAGAGGGGTTTCGGCTACGACCGCGACACCTTCAACGTCAACCAGTCGTCGCACCCGTATCACGGCAGCCTCTTCTTCGAGGCCGGCCGGTCGAACGGATATTCCTACTGGGAGTCGGGACTCTTCGCGCTTTCGGGAAGCCTGATCTGGGAGTGCTGCATGGAGAACACGAGGCCCTCCACGAACGACCTCGTCAACACGACGCTCGGCGGGATGACGCGCGGCGAGATCTCGCACCGCCTCGCGGTCATGATCCTCGACGACACGGCGTCGGGAAGCTCCCGCTTCTGGCGCGAGCTCGCGGGAGCGATCGTCAATCCCGTCGGCGCGCTGTCGCGGCTCGCCCGCGGGGACATGACGCGCGATTTCCCGAACCCCGACGAGCGCTTCCCCGGGAGCTTCGCCGTCTCCGGCGATCTCGGTTACCGGCACGTCGGCGGAAGCGCCGTGCGGCCGGACCAGTGGACCCTTTCCCTCTCGGCGCTCTACGGCGATCCTTTCGCGGGAGACATCCACAAGCCGTTCGACACCTTCTGGATCGGCGCCGACTTGAACACTCCGGGCGGAGTGGTCTCCCGGATCGAGGAGCGCGGAATCCTCCGGGGCTGGGAGCTCACCGATGCGTCGGATGCCGTGCGGCACGTCGTCGGGTTCTCGCAGGAATACGAGTACCTGAACAACGAGGCGCAGGTCGTCGGGGCGCAGGCGTTCAGCGCCGGCATCCTCTCGAAGTACCGGATCGGAAAGCTCGCCGCGGCGACCGATTTCACGGTTCTCGCGATCCCGCTCGCCGGGATCAAGACCACGGACTTCGCGAACCCGCAGACGGGCCGCAGCTACGACTACGCCCCGGGCGGAGGAGTGCGCGCGGAAGCGCGCCTCTATGCCGGCGCGCGCGAGATCGCGGCCGCCGGCTACGGGATCATCTGGACGCGCACCGTCGACGGCGCCTCGCGCAACAACCGGCTCGAGTTCTTCCGTGGAGAGATCCGCGTCCCGGTCACCGGCGTGCTCGGCGTGGGCGGCAGCTACTCGTGGTACAGCCGGAAGACGACGTATCCGGGGTTCTTCGAATCGCAGAGGACGCAGAACGAGTGGCGCGCCTTCGTCAACGTCGCGTTCGGCGCCTCGCGAAGAACGGGGTCCGGGTCGCCCGAGACGCCGTCGACCCGGTGA
- a CDS encoding phospholipase D-like domain-containing protein, translating into MSPSNDLVRVRAYTSPTLVLLAYDWPAGGDHDDFLGFAIRRTPGHGKSGKPDFLWNKIGFEPVKKGDPPKPSDESPIQRFAWWDSGIETADRGKTFIYEVIPVRGTGPDDLALQHAAAAKIDVRIPRQLEDGVGTYFNRAVVSSQSFSGEFGKNPAGKELEKAMDWLANGMQDAIPGFLEPASEVEAAIYHLTDRRWVMPALEKFKKRGGRGDLVYYFKPRDHASQAAADAIRGAKFAVHPRTKANIMHDKFIVRRRSGKPEAVLAGSANFTPEAITAQANVLHTFASPGLAALYAKREELLRTDPTLESIAPAGTWSKSISVGSAKVRVFFSPEKGRRSIDAVVNAVEGAKSSVIFCLFSPTDAPLLNALLAAGDGGKILYGLLNSITDPTKKKKTEDPTKAAKNATPATQVQVTVFNRSRKDRKVVAYNYFRPGSTPAGFLPEFSTIDTSAWSTNAPPKKGKKGGGAPPAVHIHHKFLVIDADTDSPTIYTGSANMSNNSLHNNDENLLEIKKAPALAGAYYAEFMRLYGHYRARALWNMDHATAPGKAAVAPKKPKKAPEALVLKRTRKAWAGRAYEPGTPEYASRTRLA; encoded by the coding sequence ATGAGCCCTTCGAACGACCTCGTCCGCGTCCGCGCGTACACCTCGCCGACCCTCGTCCTCCTCGCCTACGACTGGCCGGCGGGCGGCGATCACGACGACTTCCTCGGGTTCGCGATCCGGCGGACTCCCGGCCACGGAAAGTCCGGCAAGCCCGACTTCCTCTGGAACAAGATCGGCTTCGAGCCGGTGAAGAAGGGCGACCCGCCCAAGCCGAGCGACGAGAGTCCCATCCAGCGCTTCGCCTGGTGGGATTCGGGAATCGAGACCGCCGACCGGGGGAAGACGTTCATCTATGAGGTCATCCCCGTGCGCGGCACCGGCCCGGACGACCTCGCCCTGCAGCATGCCGCGGCCGCGAAGATCGACGTCCGGATCCCCCGGCAGCTGGAGGACGGGGTCGGCACGTACTTCAACCGAGCCGTCGTCAGCTCCCAGTCGTTTTCCGGCGAGTTCGGGAAGAACCCGGCGGGGAAGGAGCTCGAAAAGGCGATGGACTGGCTCGCCAACGGCATGCAGGATGCGATCCCCGGCTTCCTCGAGCCGGCCAGCGAGGTCGAGGCGGCGATCTACCACCTGACCGACCGGCGATGGGTGATGCCGGCGCTCGAGAAGTTCAAGAAACGGGGCGGCCGGGGCGACCTCGTGTATTACTTCAAGCCCAGGGACCACGCGAGCCAGGCCGCCGCGGACGCCATCCGCGGCGCGAAATTCGCCGTTCATCCCCGGACCAAGGCGAACATCATGCACGACAAGTTCATCGTGCGGCGCCGGAGCGGGAAGCCCGAGGCGGTCCTCGCCGGCTCGGCCAACTTCACGCCCGAGGCGATCACGGCGCAGGCCAACGTCCTCCACACGTTCGCCTCGCCGGGGCTCGCGGCCCTGTACGCGAAACGGGAGGAGCTCCTCCGCACCGACCCGACGCTCGAGTCGATCGCCCCGGCGGGAACATGGTCCAAATCGATCTCCGTCGGTAGCGCGAAAGTCCGGGTCTTCTTCTCCCCGGAAAAAGGACGCCGGTCGATCGATGCGGTGGTCAACGCGGTCGAAGGCGCGAAGAGCTCGGTGATCTTCTGCCTCTTCTCCCCCACCGACGCGCCGCTCTTGAACGCCCTGCTCGCCGCCGGAGACGGGGGGAAGATCCTGTACGGGCTCCTCAACAGCATCACGGACCCGACCAAAAAGAAGAAGACGGAAGACCCGACGAAGGCGGCTAAGAACGCGACGCCGGCGACACAGGTCCAGGTCACGGTCTTCAACCGCTCGCGGAAGGACCGGAAAGTCGTCGCGTACAACTATTTCCGCCCGGGAAGCACGCCCGCCGGGTTCCTGCCGGAGTTCAGCACGATCGACACGAGCGCCTGGAGCACGAACGCTCCGCCGAAGAAGGGAAAGAAGGGAGGAGGAGCGCCTCCCGCGGTTCACATTCACCACAAGTTTCTCGTGATCGACGCGGACACCGATTCGCCCACGATCTACACGGGAAGCGCGAACATGAGCAACAACAGCCTGCACAACAACGACGAGAACCTCCTCGAGATCAAGAAGGCGCCGGCGCTCGCGGGGGCCTACTACGCCGAGTTCATGCGGCTCTACGGCCACTACCGCGCCCGCGCGCTCTGGAACATGGACCACGCAACCGCGCCGGGAAAGGCCGCGGTCGCGCCGAAGAAACCGAAGAAGGCGCCCGAAGCGCTCGTTCTCAAGCGGACGCGAAAAGCTTGGGCGGGCAGGGCTTACGAGCCGGGAACGCCGGAGTATGCGAGCCGTACGCGGCTCGCGTAG